The following coding sequences are from one Halictus rubicundus isolate RS-2024b chromosome 11, iyHalRubi1_principal, whole genome shotgun sequence window:
- the LOC143358917 gene encoding uncharacterized protein LOC143358917 isoform X2, whose translation MFGSSWKRAFLLLLGVSYCSIVLCSTNVTRAARAYRGRLQSPHLSWRVVLCATQAQSSYKPDIQKAWEKAKLQSSHVDMNLSYLEDSPKADSPTYPLSFLNKFCTDIRGGKTVLSVIIGGGSSARFLVTAAAALNLPTLWMPFTHEDYLQQGNLAPYESRIGSSTKEVGAAAAALMHRANWHAFTLLIDTTLLPVSHLLQSDQPTLTPRTIIHLPTNDKTLRMRLRRVAEEGGTGGVIVMGCDLKNARKILTAAGKFEMLAGRFLWLWLDLKVELRPNEPNIISSHILHSSRSAITTNENPVPLENTNRNTNLVAENQLLGNQMNALPSFANDIQKLQEYRWQSDQSSAYKQEDKGFGFDDIDETFVTTDKELNSKDFMPVGMLALRPSNLKLMGGDTILSRMMRETSQALDETFYEMKSKLGTMRESQLNENFIPECFPGNRAKFLNSEIRRNVSKTLTRKLRMSVHQISKDKAKFHLLNLQAIRFPGNKTQLRWTKVGTVKGGKEVYLDSIIWPGGGIVPAYLEQGGEKIGMPMYRIVTALASPFTMVTSLQEGICLRGIFCRHGNTVMCCYGLTMDLMSLVSRELGFRYDLYVVKDGLFGKRNGRSGTWNGIMGELVTGRAQLAFAPLSVSAHRAKVVDFTTPYYFSGVSFLTAPKLQPAISLFAFLFPFSTELWIAVFTSLNFTAIAVALYEWFSPFGLNPWGRQRSKNFSIASAWWVMWGLLCGHLLAFKAPKSWPNKFLINIWGGFSVIFVATYTANIAALIADLFFHSAVSSNYHDKSLLLQKVGAPRASAAEYYVQKANPELWSHMARYSLSNVAEGVERLRNGSLDILIADTPILDFYRATDDGCRLQKIGDTINEDTYAVALTKGHPLKESISKVIANYTSTGLLDILQDKWYGGLPCMRGRKSIDPGLEHKLGGQARPLGVASVAGVFCLLGMGMVLGTVILAGEHLFYKYTLPRLRHKPEHSIWRSRNVMFFSQKLYRFINCVELVSPHHAARELVHTVRQGQIASLFQKSVKREHEQRQRRKSKAQFFEMIQEIRRVQQEEKVETAPEEQQQKSVSTLKKEDKGTIKGRERSRSKSPLMPHSPKRSEKSRSSTNLSSSRLGLSPVSLEAPMKPREFTLSNTNLRARSPLETVGRRLSHGDGGSPPPRLGSHFGGSATLRPMPPARSDSVGTSPSVPKVEQPGGGGAPATTPRYSRSPAKRGQSFPVFATLRLPPSHHPSSKSPPLPLTSAVGRKLSRDWGSGTIDLTRSSETVAGGGGGGGGGGGGGGSTYTLNQEMTLSLERPSHEKKMTLHDVVASLPVKKMPGEEVTTLPSKKTIDEIGLPIKKPIRRARSHENRDTSGKLMADLPSPRLTAQPVVGGRSVSERTKKQLESELKAILTARQHHRDLHPP comes from the exons ATGTTCGGCTCTTCCTGGAAGAGAGCGTTCCTCCTTTTACTGGGTGTTTCGTATTGCTCTATAGTCCTGTGTAGCACGAACGTCACCAGGGCTGCAAGAGCTTACAGAGGAAGGCTTCAATCGCCTCACTTGTCATGGCGTGTGGTGCTGTGCGCGACACAGGCTCAGAGCTCTTACAAACCAGATATCCAAAAGGCATGGGAGAAAGCGAAGCTACAATCGTCTCACGTGGACATGAATCTGTCTTATTTAGAAGATTCGCCAAAGGCAGACTCGCcgacgtatcctctatcgtttctgAACAAATTCTGCACCGACATCAGAGGCGGGAAGACTGTGCTAAGCGTTATCATCGGGGGAGGATCGTCGGCCAGGTTTCTTGTAACAGCAGCTGCCGCTTTGAACCTTCCAACGTTATGGATGCCATTCACTCACGAGGATTACCTACAACAG GGAAATCTGGCGCCGTACGAGAGCCGCATAGGCTCGAGCACGAAGGAAGTAGGAGCAGCAGCTGCCGCGTTGATGCACAGGGCGAATTGGCACGCGTTCACCCTCCTTATCGATACCACCTTGCTCCCAGTCAGTCACCTTTTACAATCTGATCAGCCGACGTTAACACCTAGAACCATTATACATCTTCCTACGAACGACAAGACGTTGAGGATGAGATTGAGAAGAGTAGCAGAGGAAGGGGGCACCGGAGGAGTAATAGTGATGGGTTGCGACTTGAAGAACGCTCGAAAAATCCTCACAGCCGCTGGTAAATTCGAAATGCTCGCCGGGAGATTTTTATGGCTATGGCTGGACCTGAAAGTCGAATTGAGACCGAACGAACCCAATATCATCAGCTCGCATATTTTACACAGCTCGAGGTCAGCGATCACAACGAACGAGAACCCTGTGCCGCTAGAGAACACGAACAGGAACACGAATCTTGTCGCTGAAAACCAACTGCTAGGTAACCAGATGAACGCTCTGCCAAGTTTTGCCAACGACATACAGAAACTGCAGGAATACAGGTGGCAAAGCGATCAGAGTTCCGCGTACAAACAAGAAGACAAGGGTTTTGGTTTCGATGATATCGATGAGACCTTCGTAACGACGGACAAAGAATTGAACTCGAAAGATTTTATGCCTGTCGGTATGCTCGCGCTGAGACCGTCGAACTTGAAGTTGATGGGCGGCGATACCATATTATCTAGAATGATGAGAGAGACTTCTCAGGCCTTGGACGAGACGTTCtacgaaatgaaatcgaaatTAGGTACTATGAGAGAGTCGCAGCTAAACGAGAACTTTATTCCAGAATGTTTCCCGGGGAACAGagcaaaatttttaaacagCGAAATAAGAAGGAACGTCTCGAAGACGTTGACGCGGAAACTGAGGATGTCGGTGCACCAAATTTCGAAAGATAAAGCTAAATTTCATTTACTGAATCTGCAGGCCATAAGGTTTCCTGGGAATAAGACACAACTAAG ATGGACCAAAGTAGGAACTGTTAAAGGTGGAAAAGAGGTTTACCTCGACAGCATCATTTGGCCGGGGGGTGGAATCGTGCCAGCCTATCTGGAGCAAGGTGGCGAGAAGATAGGCATGCCTATGTACCGCATAGTAACAGCATTAGCGTCGCCGTTCACTATGGTGACGAGCTTGCAAGAGGGCATCTGCCTGAGAGGAATCTTCTGCCGCCACGGCAACACAGTGATGTGTTGCTACGGTTTAACTATGGACTTGATGTCGCTGGTGTCCCGCGAACTAGGATTCCGGTACGATTTGTACGTGGTGAAGGACGGTCTGTTTGGGAAGAGGAATGGCAGAAGCGGTACCTGGAATGGCATAATGGGAGAGCTGGTCACCGGTAGGGCACAGCTGGCATTCGCTCCTTTGAGCGTGTCTGCTCACAGAGCCAAGGTGGTCGACTTCACCACACCTTACTACTTCAGCGGAGTGAGCTTCCTCACAGCGCCGAAGTTGCAGCCCGCGATATCGTTGTTCGCGTTCCTCTTTCCGTTCAGCACCGAGCTGTGGATCGCAGTCTTCACGTCCTTGAACTTTACTGCCATAGCAGTAGCCCTGTACGAATGGTTCAGCCCGTTCGGCTTGAACCCATGGGGTAGACAACGAAGCAAGAACTTCTCCATCGCCTCCGCTTGGTGGGTAATGTGGGGTCTTTTGTGCGGGCACCTGCTCGCCTTCAAAGCTCCCAAGTCTTGGCCTAACAAGTTTCTCATCAACATCTGGGGCGGATTCTCAGTCATATTCGTGGCCACGTACACGGCGAACATTGCTGCTCTGATCGCGGACTTGTTCTTCCACTCCGCAGTCAGCAGCAACTATCACGACAAAAGC CTGCTGCTGCAAAAGGtcggcgcacccagagcgtccGCCGCCGAGTACTATGTTCAGAAAGCGAACCCGGAATTATGGTCGCACATGGCCCGGTATTCTTTATCGAACGTCGCCGAGGGCGTCGAGAGATTAAGGAATGGCAGTTTGGACATCCTCATAGCCGACACGCCCATTTTGGACTTTTATCGGGCAACGGACGACGGCTGCCGTTTGCAGAAGATAGGCGACACCATAAACGAGGATACGTACGCGGTTGCCCTGACCAAGGGGCATCCTCTCAAAGAGAGTATATCGAAAGTAATAGCGAACTACACGAGCACCGGTTTGCTGGATATCTTGCAAGATAAATG GTACGGTGGTCTACCTTGTATGAGAGGAAGAAAAAGCATAGACCCGGGTCTGGAGCATAAGCTAGGAGGTCAAGCCAGGCCCCTAGGCGTGGCATCCGTGGCTGGTGTATTTTGTCTGCTTGGAATGGGTATGGTTCTGGGAACCGTTATACTAGCCGGAGAACATTTGTTCTACAAATACACGTTGCCAAGGTTAAGACACAAGCCAGAGCACTCTATATGGCGCAGTCGGAACGTGATGTTCTTCTCGCAGAAGCTCTACAGATTCATCAACTGCGTGGAACTGGTGTCCCCTCACCATGCAGCGAGAGAGCTGGTGCACACTGTCAGACAGGGACAAATCGCCTCGCTGTTCCAGAAGAGCGTCAAGCGA GAACACGAACAGCGTCAGAGACGCAAGAGCAAAGCTCAGTTCTTCGAGATGATCCAGGAGATCCGAAG AGTGCAACAGGAAGAGAAGGTAGAAACAGCCCCGGAGGAACAACAGCAGAAGTCAGTATCGACGCTCAAGAAAGAGGACAAAGGTACGATAAAAGGTCGGGAAAGGAGTCGAAGCAAGAGTCCTCTGATGCCTCACAGCCCGAAGAGATCCGAGAAGAGCAGGAGCTCGACGAATCTATCCAGCTCCAGGCTGGGTCTGTCCCCGGTCAGTTTGGAGGCGCCGATGAAGCCCAGAGAGTTCACTCTGAGCAACACGAATCTACGCGCGAGGAGTCCCTTGGAAACTGTCGGTCGTCGACTGAGTCACGGTGACGGTGGTTCACCGCCCCCGCGTTTAGGCTCTCACTTTGGTGGCAGCGCGACTTTACGGCCGATGCCGCCGGCTAGAAGCGACTCGGTTGGCACGAGTCCGTCTGTGCCCAAGGTCGAGCAACCTGGGGGAGGTGGTGCTCCGGCGACGACGCCGAGATACTCTCGCAGTCCGGCGAAGCGTGGACAATCGTTCCCAGTGTTCGCGACGTTGAGGCTGCCACCGAGTCACCACCCTTCGTCCAAGAGTCCTCCACTTCCGTTGACGTCCGCAGTTGGCCGGAAGTTATCTCGGGATTGGGGCTCCGGCACCATAGACCTGACCAGGTCCTCGGAGACGGTGGCTGGTGGTGGAGGGGGTGGAGGCGGTGGTGGCGGAGGTGGCGGGTCCACTTACACCTTGAATCAGGAGATGACGTTGTCGCTGGAGCGTCCATCGCACGAGAAGAAGATGACGTTGCACGATGTCGTCGCCAGCTTGCCGGTGAAGAAGATGCCTGGCGAAGAAGTGACCACGCTGCCGAGCAAGAAGACGATCGACGAGATCGGTCTGCCGATCAAGAAGCCGATACGCCGAGCCAGAAGCCACGAGAACCGGGACACCAGCGGTAAACTGATGGCGGACCTACCGTCCCCGCGCCTTACCGCCCAACCGGTCGTCGGTGGCCGATCGGTAAGCGAACGAACGAAAAAACAGTTAGAGTCCGAGCTGAAGGCGATCCTGACCGCCAGGCAACATCATCGCGACTTGCATCCTCCTTGA
- the LOC143358917 gene encoding uncharacterized protein LOC143358917 isoform X3, with protein MFGSSWKRAFLLLLGVSYCSIVLCSTNVTRAARAYRGRLQSPHLSWRVVLCATQAQSSYKPDIQKAWEKAKLQSSHVDMNLSYLEDSPKADSPTYPLSFLNKFCTDIRGGKTVLSVIIGGGSSARFLVTAAAALNLPTLWMPFTHEDYLQQGNLAPYESRIGSSTKEVGAAAAALMHRANWHAFTLLIDTTLLPVSHLLQSDQPTLTPRTIIHLPTNDKTLRMRLRRVAEEGGTGGVIVMGCDLKNARKILTAAGKFEMLAGRFLWLWLDLKVELRPNEPNIISSHILHSSRSAITTNENPVPLENTNRNTNLVAENQLLGNQMNALPSFANDIQKLQEYRWQSDQSSAYKQEDKGFGFDDIDETFVTTDKELNSKDFMPVGMLALRPSNLKLMGGDTILSRMMRETSQALDETFYEMKSKLGTMRESQLNENFIPECFPGNRAKFLNSEIRRNVSKTLTRKLRMSVHQISKDKAKFHLLNLQAIRFPGNKTQLRWTKVGTVKGGKEVYLDSIIWPGGGIVPAYLEQGGEKIGMPMYRIVTALASPFTMVTSLQEGICLRGIFCRHGNTVMCCYGLTMDLMSLVSRELGFRYDLYVVKDGLFGKRNGRSGTWNGIMGELVTGRAQLAFAPLSVSAHRAKVVDFTTPYYFSGVSFLTAPKLQPAISLFAFLFPFSTELWIAVFTSLNFTAIAVALYEWFSPFGLNPWGRQRSKNFSIASAWWVMWGLLCGHLLAFKAPKSWPNKFLINIWGGFSVIFVATYTANIAALIADLFFHSAVSSNYHDKSVGAPRASAAEYYVQKANPELWSHMARYSLSNVAEGVERLRNGSLDILIADTPILDFYRATDDGCRLQKIGDTINEDTYAVALTKGHPLKESISKVIANYTSTGLLDILQDKWYGGLPCMRGRKSIDPGLEHKLGGQARPLGVASVAGVFCLLGMGMVLGTVILAGEHLFYKYTLPRLRHKPEHSIWRSRNVMFFSQKLYRFINCVELVSPHHAARELVHTVRQGQIASLFQKSVKRKEHEQRQRRKSKAQFFEMIQEIRRVQQEEKVETAPEEQQQKSVSTLKKEDKGTIKGRERSRSKSPLMPHSPKRSEKSRSSTNLSSSRLGLSPVSLEAPMKPREFTLSNTNLRARSPLETVGRRLSHGDGGSPPPRLGSHFGGSATLRPMPPARSDSVGTSPSVPKVEQPGGGGAPATTPRYSRSPAKRGQSFPVFATLRLPPSHHPSSKSPPLPLTSAVGRKLSRDWGSGTIDLTRSSETVAGGGGGGGGGGGGGGSTYTLNQEMTLSLERPSHEKKMTLHDVVASLPVKKMPGEEVTTLPSKKTIDEIGLPIKKPIRRARSHENRDTSGKLMADLPSPRLTAQPVVGGRSVSERTKKQLESELKAILTARQHHRDLHPP; from the exons ATGTTCGGCTCTTCCTGGAAGAGAGCGTTCCTCCTTTTACTGGGTGTTTCGTATTGCTCTATAGTCCTGTGTAGCACGAACGTCACCAGGGCTGCAAGAGCTTACAGAGGAAGGCTTCAATCGCCTCACTTGTCATGGCGTGTGGTGCTGTGCGCGACACAGGCTCAGAGCTCTTACAAACCAGATATCCAAAAGGCATGGGAGAAAGCGAAGCTACAATCGTCTCACGTGGACATGAATCTGTCTTATTTAGAAGATTCGCCAAAGGCAGACTCGCcgacgtatcctctatcgtttctgAACAAATTCTGCACCGACATCAGAGGCGGGAAGACTGTGCTAAGCGTTATCATCGGGGGAGGATCGTCGGCCAGGTTTCTTGTAACAGCAGCTGCCGCTTTGAACCTTCCAACGTTATGGATGCCATTCACTCACGAGGATTACCTACAACAG GGAAATCTGGCGCCGTACGAGAGCCGCATAGGCTCGAGCACGAAGGAAGTAGGAGCAGCAGCTGCCGCGTTGATGCACAGGGCGAATTGGCACGCGTTCACCCTCCTTATCGATACCACCTTGCTCCCAGTCAGTCACCTTTTACAATCTGATCAGCCGACGTTAACACCTAGAACCATTATACATCTTCCTACGAACGACAAGACGTTGAGGATGAGATTGAGAAGAGTAGCAGAGGAAGGGGGCACCGGAGGAGTAATAGTGATGGGTTGCGACTTGAAGAACGCTCGAAAAATCCTCACAGCCGCTGGTAAATTCGAAATGCTCGCCGGGAGATTTTTATGGCTATGGCTGGACCTGAAAGTCGAATTGAGACCGAACGAACCCAATATCATCAGCTCGCATATTTTACACAGCTCGAGGTCAGCGATCACAACGAACGAGAACCCTGTGCCGCTAGAGAACACGAACAGGAACACGAATCTTGTCGCTGAAAACCAACTGCTAGGTAACCAGATGAACGCTCTGCCAAGTTTTGCCAACGACATACAGAAACTGCAGGAATACAGGTGGCAAAGCGATCAGAGTTCCGCGTACAAACAAGAAGACAAGGGTTTTGGTTTCGATGATATCGATGAGACCTTCGTAACGACGGACAAAGAATTGAACTCGAAAGATTTTATGCCTGTCGGTATGCTCGCGCTGAGACCGTCGAACTTGAAGTTGATGGGCGGCGATACCATATTATCTAGAATGATGAGAGAGACTTCTCAGGCCTTGGACGAGACGTTCtacgaaatgaaatcgaaatTAGGTACTATGAGAGAGTCGCAGCTAAACGAGAACTTTATTCCAGAATGTTTCCCGGGGAACAGagcaaaatttttaaacagCGAAATAAGAAGGAACGTCTCGAAGACGTTGACGCGGAAACTGAGGATGTCGGTGCACCAAATTTCGAAAGATAAAGCTAAATTTCATTTACTGAATCTGCAGGCCATAAGGTTTCCTGGGAATAAGACACAACTAAG ATGGACCAAAGTAGGAACTGTTAAAGGTGGAAAAGAGGTTTACCTCGACAGCATCATTTGGCCGGGGGGTGGAATCGTGCCAGCCTATCTGGAGCAAGGTGGCGAGAAGATAGGCATGCCTATGTACCGCATAGTAACAGCATTAGCGTCGCCGTTCACTATGGTGACGAGCTTGCAAGAGGGCATCTGCCTGAGAGGAATCTTCTGCCGCCACGGCAACACAGTGATGTGTTGCTACGGTTTAACTATGGACTTGATGTCGCTGGTGTCCCGCGAACTAGGATTCCGGTACGATTTGTACGTGGTGAAGGACGGTCTGTTTGGGAAGAGGAATGGCAGAAGCGGTACCTGGAATGGCATAATGGGAGAGCTGGTCACCGGTAGGGCACAGCTGGCATTCGCTCCTTTGAGCGTGTCTGCTCACAGAGCCAAGGTGGTCGACTTCACCACACCTTACTACTTCAGCGGAGTGAGCTTCCTCACAGCGCCGAAGTTGCAGCCCGCGATATCGTTGTTCGCGTTCCTCTTTCCGTTCAGCACCGAGCTGTGGATCGCAGTCTTCACGTCCTTGAACTTTACTGCCATAGCAGTAGCCCTGTACGAATGGTTCAGCCCGTTCGGCTTGAACCCATGGGGTAGACAACGAAGCAAGAACTTCTCCATCGCCTCCGCTTGGTGGGTAATGTGGGGTCTTTTGTGCGGGCACCTGCTCGCCTTCAAAGCTCCCAAGTCTTGGCCTAACAAGTTTCTCATCAACATCTGGGGCGGATTCTCAGTCATATTCGTGGCCACGTACACGGCGAACATTGCTGCTCTGATCGCGGACTTGTTCTTCCACTCCGCAGTCAGCAGCAACTATCACGACAAAAGC GtcggcgcacccagagcgtccGCCGCCGAGTACTATGTTCAGAAAGCGAACCCGGAATTATGGTCGCACATGGCCCGGTATTCTTTATCGAACGTCGCCGAGGGCGTCGAGAGATTAAGGAATGGCAGTTTGGACATCCTCATAGCCGACACGCCCATTTTGGACTTTTATCGGGCAACGGACGACGGCTGCCGTTTGCAGAAGATAGGCGACACCATAAACGAGGATACGTACGCGGTTGCCCTGACCAAGGGGCATCCTCTCAAAGAGAGTATATCGAAAGTAATAGCGAACTACACGAGCACCGGTTTGCTGGATATCTTGCAAGATAAATG GTACGGTGGTCTACCTTGTATGAGAGGAAGAAAAAGCATAGACCCGGGTCTGGAGCATAAGCTAGGAGGTCAAGCCAGGCCCCTAGGCGTGGCATCCGTGGCTGGTGTATTTTGTCTGCTTGGAATGGGTATGGTTCTGGGAACCGTTATACTAGCCGGAGAACATTTGTTCTACAAATACACGTTGCCAAGGTTAAGACACAAGCCAGAGCACTCTATATGGCGCAGTCGGAACGTGATGTTCTTCTCGCAGAAGCTCTACAGATTCATCAACTGCGTGGAACTGGTGTCCCCTCACCATGCAGCGAGAGAGCTGGTGCACACTGTCAGACAGGGACAAATCGCCTCGCTGTTCCAGAAGAGCGTCAAGCGA AAGGAACACGAACAGCGTCAGAGACGCAAGAGCAAAGCTCAGTTCTTCGAGATGATCCAGGAGATCCGAAG AGTGCAACAGGAAGAGAAGGTAGAAACAGCCCCGGAGGAACAACAGCAGAAGTCAGTATCGACGCTCAAGAAAGAGGACAAAGGTACGATAAAAGGTCGGGAAAGGAGTCGAAGCAAGAGTCCTCTGATGCCTCACAGCCCGAAGAGATCCGAGAAGAGCAGGAGCTCGACGAATCTATCCAGCTCCAGGCTGGGTCTGTCCCCGGTCAGTTTGGAGGCGCCGATGAAGCCCAGAGAGTTCACTCTGAGCAACACGAATCTACGCGCGAGGAGTCCCTTGGAAACTGTCGGTCGTCGACTGAGTCACGGTGACGGTGGTTCACCGCCCCCGCGTTTAGGCTCTCACTTTGGTGGCAGCGCGACTTTACGGCCGATGCCGCCGGCTAGAAGCGACTCGGTTGGCACGAGTCCGTCTGTGCCCAAGGTCGAGCAACCTGGGGGAGGTGGTGCTCCGGCGACGACGCCGAGATACTCTCGCAGTCCGGCGAAGCGTGGACAATCGTTCCCAGTGTTCGCGACGTTGAGGCTGCCACCGAGTCACCACCCTTCGTCCAAGAGTCCTCCACTTCCGTTGACGTCCGCAGTTGGCCGGAAGTTATCTCGGGATTGGGGCTCCGGCACCATAGACCTGACCAGGTCCTCGGAGACGGTGGCTGGTGGTGGAGGGGGTGGAGGCGGTGGTGGCGGAGGTGGCGGGTCCACTTACACCTTGAATCAGGAGATGACGTTGTCGCTGGAGCGTCCATCGCACGAGAAGAAGATGACGTTGCACGATGTCGTCGCCAGCTTGCCGGTGAAGAAGATGCCTGGCGAAGAAGTGACCACGCTGCCGAGCAAGAAGACGATCGACGAGATCGGTCTGCCGATCAAGAAGCCGATACGCCGAGCCAGAAGCCACGAGAACCGGGACACCAGCGGTAAACTGATGGCGGACCTACCGTCCCCGCGCCTTACCGCCCAACCGGTCGTCGGTGGCCGATCGGTAAGCGAACGAACGAAAAAACAGTTAGAGTCCGAGCTGAAGGCGATCCTGACCGCCAGGCAACATCATCGCGACTTGCATCCTCCTTGA